A DNA window from Rhodospirillales bacterium contains the following coding sequences:
- a CDS encoding aminotransferase class I/II-fold pyridoxal phosphate-dependent enzyme gives MKQIPSPREFERIQALPPYVFAEVNAMKDAARAAGEDVIDLGMGNPDLAPPDHVVEKLIETVRNPRVHRYSASRGIRGLRRAVAGYYQRRFDVTLDPEREVIVALGSKEGFAHLATAITEPGDLVLVPDPSYPIHPYGFVLAGAGIRGVPVGPGRNFVTELAKALEAGAGRVKAVTVNFPANPTATVVGLEVLEAIVDLCRRHEVWILSDLAYAEIYFDDPPPPSILQVPGAKELAVEFTSLSKTYSMPGWRIGFAAGNPHLVATLTRIKSYLDYGAFTPIQVAATAALNGPQEYVDSVRAIYRRRRDTLVGGLQRAGWDVDPPVATMFVWARLPTAFQGAGSLAFAKELLAEARVAVSPGAGFGLGGEGWVRISLVENEQRIRQACRNIRQFLDRSDVGVRTARGAA, from the coding sequence CGGCGAGGACGTCATCGATCTTGGGATGGGCAATCCCGATCTCGCACCCCCGGATCATGTTGTCGAGAAGCTCATCGAGACGGTTCGGAATCCGCGCGTGCACCGTTATTCCGCCTCGCGCGGTATCCGCGGTCTCCGGCGAGCGGTAGCGGGCTATTACCAGCGTCGGTTCGACGTCACGCTGGATCCCGAGCGCGAGGTAATCGTGGCATTGGGATCCAAGGAAGGTTTTGCCCACTTGGCCACCGCGATCACCGAGCCTGGGGATCTCGTCCTGGTCCCCGATCCCAGCTATCCAATTCATCCGTACGGGTTCGTGCTGGCGGGGGCTGGCATCCGCGGCGTGCCCGTCGGGCCCGGTCGCAACTTCGTTACCGAGCTGGCGAAGGCGCTGGAGGCTGGCGCCGGCCGAGTCAAGGCGGTCACGGTGAACTTTCCTGCGAATCCGACGGCCACAGTGGTGGGGCTTGAGGTCTTGGAGGCCATCGTGGACCTCTGTCGGCGACACGAAGTCTGGATCCTGTCCGATCTCGCCTACGCTGAGATTTACTTTGATGATCCACCGCCGCCGTCAATCCTGCAAGTGCCGGGTGCCAAGGAGCTTGCAGTCGAGTTCACCTCGCTGAGCAAGACCTACTCGATGCCTGGCTGGAGAATCGGGTTCGCTGCCGGCAACCCGCACCTTGTCGCCACGTTGACTCGAATCAAGTCCTACTTGGACTACGGCGCCTTCACGCCGATTCAGGTGGCAGCGACCGCAGCGCTCAATGGCCCTCAGGAATACGTCGATTCGGTCCGCGCAATCTACCGCCGCCGCCGAGACACGTTGGTGGGCGGATTGCAGCGCGCCGGTTGGGATGTCGATCCGCCGGTCGCGACGATGTTCGTGTGGGCGCGGCTGCCGACGGCATTCCAGGGTGCAGGCAGCCTCGCTTTCGCAAAGGAGCTGCTGGCGGAGGCCCGGGTCGCGGTGTCACCGGGTGCGGGCTTCGGTCTGGGCGGGGAGGGCTGGGTCCGGATCAGCCTGGTGGAAAACGAACAGCGCATCCGGCAGGCCTGCCGCAACATTCGACAATTTCTGGATCGCTCGGACGTTGGCGTTCGGACCGCGCGGGGCGCTGCGTGA